Below is a genomic region from Flavobacterium ginsengisoli.
ATTCAGGCGATTTTGCCTATTACGGATCGAATTAAATTGATTACATCATCAAAAGAATACGATTATTTGGGTTATGAAAAAATTCCCGATTTAATTGCAGATAAAGGGCCTTTAGGCGGAATTTTCACGGCATTGTCACATTCGGAAACCAAATTTAATCTGATTTTAAGTTGTGATATTCCATTAATTTCAACAGAATTATTGCAAGAATTAATTTCAAAACATACCAAAGAAGCTGAGATAACAGTTTTTGCATCCGAAAGCAAAACACATCCCTTAATTGGAATTTATTCCAAAAATATTGTTGCGACCATTAAAGAAGCAATTGATTCGAATGAATTAAAAATGATGGATTTGTTGGCAAAATTGCCTCATCAAATCATCAATATAGAAGAAAGTGAAAACTTCCATTTAACCAATATTAATTCGGCTGACGAATTGAATGATCTAAATATCAATTTAACTTAAAAGACTATGCGAAATTCAAAAACACCAAAATTGACGATAGTAGGCGCAGGTCCAGGCGATGTTGAATTGATTACATTAAAAGCAATTAAAGCTTTAGAAAGCGCCGATGTAGTTCTGTACGATGCTCTGGTAAACGAAGAATTGCTAGAATATGCATCAAATGCAGAAATTGTTTTTGTCGGTAAACGTTTAGGCTGTCACGCCTACACGCAAGATCAAATTAACGATTTGATAGTTTCAATGGCAAATCTTCACGGACATGTGGTTCGTTTAAAAGGAGGAGATTCTTTTATTTTTGGAAGAGGAAGCGAAGAAATT
It encodes:
- a CDS encoding molybdenum cofactor guanylyltransferase; the encoded protein is MKISVFILCGGKSTRMQSEKGLVLFQGKPFIEHIIQAILPITDRIKLITSSKEYDYLGYEKIPDLIADKGPLGGIFTALSHSETKFNLILSCDIPLISTELLQELISKHTKEAEITVFASESKTHPLIGIYSKNIVATIKEAIDSNELKMMDLLAKLPHQIINIEESENFHLTNINSADELNDLNINLT